One genomic region from Halococcus qingdaonensis encodes:
- a CDS encoding DUF7521 family protein, whose protein sequence is MDPLVASLLVVKLTALVLGGVVSLMAYRAYDRTRIAGLQYFALGLAVITLGTVLVGAFHHLGGASITLGMLLESVIICAGFAVMIVGLYRT, encoded by the coding sequence ATGGACCCCCTCGTCGCGTCGTTGCTCGTCGTCAAACTCACCGCGCTCGTTCTCGGCGGCGTCGTCTCCCTGATGGCCTACAGAGCCTACGATCGAACGCGGATCGCCGGACTCCAGTATTTCGCGCTGGGGCTGGCGGTCATCACCCTCGGCACCGTTCTCGTGGGTGCGTTCCACCACCTCGGCGGCGCGTCGATCACGCTCGGCATGCTGCTCGAAAGCGTGATCATCTGTGCCGGGTTCGCCGTCATGATCGTCGGGCTCTATCGGACGTAG
- a CDS encoding ArsR/SmtB family transcription factor — protein sequence MSDHVGSNRLSLIPSNTDTTDGSTAMARLTADDPDDPSLQTVLQSLDDDHCRAILSLLDSPKSASELRDECELSSSTVYRKLELLRESGLVREYTEVRRDGPNVTLYERDFSEITIGVDDDGGFTMSVTRPETNAEDRLATFWSAMKEES from the coding sequence ATGAGTGACCACGTCGGGTCGAACCGGTTATCACTGATCCCGTCGAACACGGACACCACGGACGGCTCCACAGCAATGGCTCGCTTGACGGCCGACGACCCCGATGACCCCTCGCTCCAGACGGTGTTGCAATCGCTCGACGACGATCACTGCCGGGCGATCCTGTCGCTGTTGGACAGCCCGAAATCCGCGAGCGAGCTCCGCGACGAGTGCGAACTGTCGAGTTCGACGGTGTATCGCAAGCTCGAACTGCTCCGGGAATCGGGCCTCGTCAGGGAGTACACGGAGGTGCGCCGCGACGGGCCGAACGTCACGCTCTACGAGCGGGATTTCTCGGAGATCACCATCGGTGTCGACGACGACGGCGGGTTCACCATGTCGGTGACGCGTCCGGAGACGAATGCCGAGGATCGACTGGCCACGTTCTGGTCGGCGATGAAGGAGGAGTCGTGA
- a CDS encoding phytanoyl-CoA dioxygenase family protein, with protein sequence MPITDEEFERYQRNGYLVVEDVLAPDEVESVTQRLRQYVRGERAEDEFSGCV encoded by the coding sequence ATGCCGATCACCGACGAGGAGTTCGAGCGGTATCAACGGAACGGCTATCTCGTCGTCGAGGACGTTCTCGCCCCCGACGAGGTCGAGTCGGTCACGCAACGCCTCCGCCAGTACGTTCGCGGCGAGCGGGCCGAAGACGAGTTCTCGGGGTGTGTCTGA
- a CDS encoding NRAMP family divalent metal transporter, with protein MSVAERFRSFTGSIGPTWLAGAIAAGPATMASLITGGASFGYTLLWVALLSAILGAVSQYLAMRLGLLTEAGIVAVVEEHLGNTWAWLLVVDAVLAAGLAQLVIMKTVAGVSATITGIDARAWAVVWALVLAAGLAGGGYRLAETGAKLLVSLVVLAFLASLFVVPIDLSAAAGGLVPRIPAGVDGALVAAGILGGAVHVTLVTMQSYTMDAHGWSRDDIDLARFDVGLSMLGAFGIYSLAIFLVAASVLHGPGVSGAELTATAAAQALGPLVGDAASWLFLVGLWGAAVSTLGANTVVPPYLLADKFGWERDVSDDRYRAAIVVVALAGIGGVFIGGEAFPLLVLTLAFGLVGTPFALAVVLYLLNDRQAVPETNSTLANVGGLALVGVTAVTAGSFLQGQVASGLTPVTLFVLAFAVVLAVATVLLLALFVRERFDGTDTTAESMG; from the coding sequence GTGAGCGTCGCGGAGCGGTTTCGGTCGTTCACCGGCAGTATCGGACCGACGTGGCTCGCGGGGGCCATCGCGGCGGGTCCGGCGACGATGGCCAGCCTCATCACCGGCGGTGCGAGCTTCGGTTACACGCTGCTCTGGGTCGCCCTGCTCTCGGCGATCCTGGGTGCGGTGTCACAGTATCTCGCCATGCGACTTGGCCTCCTCACCGAGGCGGGCATCGTCGCCGTCGTCGAGGAGCATCTCGGAAACACGTGGGCGTGGCTGCTCGTCGTCGATGCCGTACTCGCCGCAGGACTGGCACAGCTCGTCATCATGAAGACGGTCGCCGGCGTCTCGGCGACGATCACCGGCATCGACGCACGCGCCTGGGCGGTCGTCTGGGCACTCGTGCTCGCGGCCGGGCTCGCTGGCGGTGGCTATCGCCTCGCCGAGACGGGCGCGAAACTGCTCGTCTCGCTGGTCGTCCTCGCCTTCCTCGCCTCGCTGTTCGTCGTCCCGATCGACCTCTCGGCGGCGGCCGGCGGGCTCGTCCCGCGGATCCCCGCCGGCGTGGACGGCGCGCTCGTCGCCGCCGGCATCCTCGGCGGCGCGGTCCACGTCACGCTCGTGACGATGCAGTCGTACACGATGGACGCGCACGGCTGGAGCCGTGACGACATCGATCTCGCCCGGTTCGACGTCGGTCTCTCGATGCTCGGCGCGTTCGGGATCTACAGCCTCGCCATCTTCCTCGTGGCCGCGTCGGTGCTCCACGGGCCGGGTGTCTCGGGAGCCGAGCTGACCGCGACCGCGGCCGCACAGGCGCTCGGCCCGCTCGTCGGCGACGCCGCGAGCTGGCTGTTCCTGGTCGGTCTCTGGGGCGCGGCCGTCTCGACGCTCGGCGCGAACACGGTCGTTCCGCCCTATCTCCTCGCCGACAAGTTCGGCTGGGAGCGCGACGTCTCCGACGACCGCTACCGGGCGGCTATCGTCGTCGTCGCGCTGGCGGGTATCGGCGGCGTCTTCATCGGCGGCGAGGCGTTCCCGCTGCTCGTGCTGACGCTCGCGTTCGGTCTCGTCGGCACGCCGTTCGCGCTCGCAGTCGTGCTCTACCTGCTCAACGATCGGCAGGCGGTGCCGGAGACGAACTCGACGCTCGCCAACGTCGGCGGGCTCGCACTCGTCGGCGTCACCGCCGTCACGGCCGGCTCGTTCCTCCAGGGACAGGTCGCGAGCGGGCTGACACCGGTCACGCTGTTCGTGCTCGCGTTCGCCGTCGTGCTCGCGGTCGCGACGGTGCTGTTGCTCGCGCTGTTCGTTCGCGAGCGGTTCGACGGCACCGACACGACCGCCGAATCGATGGGGTAG
- a CDS encoding OPT family oligopeptide transporter — translation MESENEPPSTGGVDPYVAADTSMTELSVKAVLLGLVLNVVLMAANAYLGLRAGLTISASIPAAVISMGLFYGLSRIGIQGTILENNIVQTMTSAGSSLTAGVIFSLAGVAFLGESIDIVTTAAVSLLGGILGVLFMIPMRRYLIVEQHQELPYPEGTACADVLQAGEHGGRGVRFVSIGFIVGALYTALANIWGVIQTTIQGAFSVTNTRGFALGGDFTPALVGVGYIIGPRIAAYILGGGLVSWMMLIPLLVTGGMVPPDAAGGTLFEQANAVWSSYVRYVGAGAMIVGGLYAIASMRSTILDAIRLAGAEFSEGLNGNTDRKRTARDLPMAIVVVGAAIVAILLVVIPQVRVGLLGALIAVLAAFLFVAVSSYLVGVVGSSSNPVSGMTVATILIAAVVLRSTGVSDPVIVLVTGSVVAIAAAVAGDTSQDLKTGYLLGATPRKQQIAQLVGIGLSALFAGGIIVFFNQAYGLGSQTLPAPQAGLMALIAESVLNGTANWGMVLIGATFAAVLIMMDVPVLPFAVGMYLPISLATPIFLGGVLKAIVTRYVERTGDEEATERATLNGRIVAAGLIAGEAIMGIVVGAIRILGVGSGGEIPFPVGIGDQLSLWLGVAAVGGLLAFIAASTIRGARETENVEELY, via the coding sequence ATGGAATCGGAGAACGAACCGCCATCGACCGGCGGTGTCGACCCGTACGTTGCAGCCGACACCAGCATGACCGAACTCTCGGTGAAGGCGGTCCTGCTGGGGCTCGTGCTCAACGTCGTTCTGATGGCGGCAAACGCTTATCTCGGGCTGCGTGCCGGGCTGACGATCAGCGCTTCTATCCCGGCAGCGGTCATCAGTATGGGACTGTTCTACGGCCTCTCGCGCATCGGCATCCAGGGGACGATCCTGGAGAACAACATCGTCCAGACGATGACGTCGGCCGGCTCGTCGCTGACCGCTGGCGTGATCTTCTCGCTCGCCGGCGTCGCCTTCCTCGGCGAGTCGATCGATATCGTCACCACCGCGGCGGTCTCGCTGCTCGGCGGGATCCTCGGCGTGCTGTTCATGATCCCGATGCGGCGCTATCTCATCGTCGAACAGCACCAGGAGCTTCCCTATCCCGAGGGGACCGCCTGCGCGGACGTGCTCCAGGCGGGCGAACACGGCGGGCGCGGCGTCCGGTTCGTCTCGATCGGGTTCATCGTGGGCGCGCTCTACACGGCGCTCGCGAACATCTGGGGCGTGATCCAGACGACGATCCAGGGGGCGTTCTCGGTGACGAACACCCGCGGGTTCGCGCTCGGCGGGGACTTCACGCCCGCGCTCGTCGGCGTCGGCTACATCATCGGGCCGCGCATCGCGGCGTACATCCTCGGCGGCGGGCTGGTCTCGTGGATGATGCTGATCCCGCTGCTCGTCACCGGCGGGATGGTGCCACCCGACGCCGCCGGTGGGACGCTGTTCGAGCAGGCGAACGCGGTCTGGAGCAGCTACGTCCGCTACGTCGGTGCGGGAGCGATGATCGTCGGCGGACTGTACGCGATCGCGTCGATGCGCTCGACGATCCTCGACGCGATCCGGCTCGCGGGCGCGGAGTTCAGCGAGGGACTCAACGGGAACACGGATCGCAAACGCACCGCTCGCGACCTCCCGATGGCGATCGTCGTCGTCGGTGCGGCCATCGTCGCGATCTTGCTCGTCGTCATACCCCAGGTCCGCGTCGGGCTGCTGGGCGCGCTCATCGCGGTGCTCGCGGCGTTCCTGTTCGTCGCGGTCTCCTCCTATCTCGTCGGCGTCGTCGGGAGTTCCTCGAACCCCGTCTCGGGGATGACCGTTGCGACGATCCTGATCGCCGCGGTCGTGCTCCGCTCGACCGGCGTCTCGGATCCGGTCATCGTGCTCGTCACGGGATCGGTCGTCGCCATCGCGGCCGCGGTCGCCGGCGACACCTCACAGGACCTCAAAACGGGCTATCTGCTCGGTGCGACGCCGCGAAAACAGCAGATCGCCCAGCTCGTCGGGATCGGGCTGTCGGCGCTGTTCGCCGGCGGGATCATCGTCTTCTTCAACCAGGCCTACGGGCTCGGGAGCCAGACGCTCCCCGCGCCCCAGGCCGGGCTCATGGCGCTGATCGCGGAAAGTGTCCTCAACGGGACGGCGAACTGGGGGATGGTGCTGATCGGCGCGACGTTCGCGGCCGTCCTCATCATGATGGACGTGCCGGTGTTGCCGTTCGCGGTCGGGATGTATCTCCCGATCAGCCTGGCGACGCCGATCTTCCTCGGCGGCGTGCTGAAAGCCATCGTCACCCGCTACGTCGAACGAACGGGTGACGAGGAGGCGACCGAGCGCGCGACGCTCAACGGCCGCATCGTGGCCGCGGGCCTGATCGCCGGCGAGGCGATCATGGGCATCGTCGTCGGCGCGATCCGAATCCTCGGCGTCGGCTCCGGCGGCGAGATCCCGTTCCCCGTCGGCATCGGCGATCAGCTCTCGCTGTGGCTCGGCGTCGCCGCCGTCGGCGGGCTGCTCGCGTTCATCGCCGCGAGCACGATCCGGGGCGCGAGGGAGACCGAGAACGTCGAGGAGCTGTACTAA
- a CDS encoding PqqD family protein: protein MSEAESQVRRPIRTTEDWECERVDGDPSVTIQRPRQPRNRVDELLFDLFDTPTERELELDAVGSIVWRHCDGETTTAAIADELATRVPNERIEPVDETLSYFLAQLSELDLIRYASD from the coding sequence ATGTCCGAAGCCGAGTCGCAGGTACGACGCCCGATCCGGACGACCGAAGATTGGGAGTGCGAACGTGTCGATGGCGACCCGAGCGTGACGATCCAGCGCCCGCGTCAGCCACGGAACCGCGTCGACGAACTCCTGTTCGATCTGTTCGATACGCCGACCGAGCGCGAACTCGAACTCGACGCGGTCGGCAGCATCGTCTGGCGTCACTGCGACGGCGAGACGACGACGGCCGCGATCGCCGACGAACTCGCCACAAGGGTACCCAACGAGCGGATCGAACCCGTTGACGAGACGCTCTCGTATTTCCTCGCGCAGCTCTCGGAGCTCGATCTGATCCGCTACGCATCCGACTGA
- a CDS encoding S8 family peptidase produces MVDHSRRKFLQLTGMAGAGLAFGTTAVSAASGKKRFLIDLREVDRSAVSAETEIIHDLADIDVLVAAGDPDEVGGPAATAPDVEIAPHDEEWDGDDGPAVERDDDDEETPGVPDRRTLQWDKHAQELAEEVHETTRGAGSRVAVIDTGVYPDHPDLDGVVNEELSRNFTGDGGGFFASGASDHGTHVAGITAGTNDYDGERGGILGTAPKTDLLALRVFAAGEEGAATGDILAAIVYAAETNCDAANLSLGIPATDGNRSPELVAIQKLYGRAASYANEQGTVVVNSAGNSAVDLDPEETIGVPTEADGVFSVSATGPIGYIWDDEFDDEIEAEEALEPENLRKPTTQPAKYTTYGGSVVDVSAAGGNFDPDAQDEANDGDADSPKWFYDLVLSTVYSEENGDVSPDYGFKAGTSMAAPQVTGAVALVRSLRPEMSVAAVEDLLRDTARDIGEPDYHGDGHLDLTALVGAASGEGGDDEDDEDRDEDDEEDGEDEDD; encoded by the coding sequence ATGGTAGACCATAGCCGTCGGAAGTTCCTCCAGTTGACCGGCATGGCAGGTGCCGGGCTCGCATTCGGGACCACGGCCGTCTCGGCCGCCAGCGGGAAGAAACGCTTCCTGATCGATCTCCGCGAAGTCGATCGCTCGGCGGTGTCCGCGGAGACGGAGATCATCCACGATCTCGCCGACATCGACGTCCTCGTCGCCGCCGGCGACCCCGACGAGGTCGGCGGTCCGGCAGCCACCGCACCCGACGTGGAGATCGCTCCACACGACGAGGAGTGGGACGGCGACGACGGGCCGGCCGTCGAACGCGACGATGACGACGAGGAGACGCCGGGGGTTCCCGACCGCCGGACGCTTCAGTGGGACAAACACGCCCAGGAACTCGCCGAGGAGGTTCACGAGACGACCCGTGGCGCGGGGAGTCGGGTCGCCGTCATCGACACCGGCGTCTACCCCGATCATCCCGATCTCGACGGAGTGGTGAACGAGGAACTCTCGCGGAACTTCACCGGCGACGGCGGTGGGTTCTTCGCCAGCGGCGCGAGCGACCACGGCACCCACGTCGCCGGCATCACCGCCGGGACGAACGACTACGACGGCGAGCGTGGCGGGATCCTCGGCACCGCGCCGAAAACCGATCTGCTCGCGCTCCGCGTGTTCGCTGCGGGCGAGGAGGGTGCGGCGACCGGCGACATCCTCGCGGCGATCGTCTACGCCGCCGAGACGAACTGCGACGCCGCGAACCTGAGCCTCGGCATTCCGGCGACGGATGGGAACAGGAGTCCGGAACTCGTCGCGATCCAGAAACTGTACGGCCGCGCCGCCAGCTACGCGAACGAGCAGGGGACGGTCGTCGTCAACTCGGCCGGCAACTCCGCCGTCGATCTCGATCCCGAGGAGACGATCGGCGTGCCGACGGAGGCCGACGGTGTGTTCTCGGTGTCGGCGACGGGCCCCATCGGCTACATCTGGGACGACGAGTTCGACGACGAGATCGAGGCCGAGGAAGCGCTCGAACCCGAAAACCTCCGCAAACCGACGACACAGCCGGCGAAATACACTACGTATGGCGGGAGCGTCGTCGACGTGAGCGCCGCCGGCGGGAACTTCGATCCCGACGCCCAGGACGAGGCCAACGACGGCGACGCGGACTCCCCGAAGTGGTTCTACGATCTCGTGCTCTCGACGGTCTATAGCGAGGAGAACGGCGACGTCTCGCCCGATTATGGGTTCAAGGCCGGCACTTCGATGGCCGCCCCACAGGTGACGGGCGCGGTCGCACTCGTGCGATCGTTGCGTCCTGAAATGAGCGTCGCGGCGGTCGAGGACCTGCTTCGTGATACCGCGCGCGACATCGGCGAACCCGATTACCACGGCGACGGGCATCTCGATCTCACCGCGCTCGTCGGTGCCGCCAGCGGGGAGGGCGGGGACGACGAAGATGACGAGGATCGCGACGAGGACGATGAGGAAGACGGCGAGGACGAAGACGACTGA
- a CDS encoding HVO_2753 family zinc finger protein translates to MSESDSASTQSRTCVSCGIDVSGTNAAAFDCPDCGTRIHRCATCRKQSNLYECPDCGFTGP, encoded by the coding sequence ATGAGCGAGAGCGACTCCGCATCGACGCAGTCGCGGACCTGCGTCTCCTGTGGTATCGACGTCTCCGGAACCAACGCCGCCGCCTTCGACTGTCCCGACTGCGGGACCCGTATCCACCGGTGTGCGACCTGCCGCAAGCAGAGCAACCTCTACGAGTGTCCCGACTGCGGGTTCACGGGGCCGTAA
- a CDS encoding elongation factor 1-beta — protein sequence MGKVAAKLKVMPESPEVDLDDLQEELEDSLPEGAKINGFERDDVAFGLVALLPTVIVPDDAGGTESVEEAFTSVGRVESVDVQNVGRI from the coding sequence ATGGGGAAGGTCGCCGCGAAGCTCAAGGTGATGCCCGAGAGTCCCGAAGTCGATCTCGACGACCTCCAGGAGGAGTTGGAGGACTCGCTGCCCGAGGGCGCGAAGATCAACGGCTTCGAGCGCGACGACGTCGCCTTCGGACTGGTCGCGCTGCTGCCGACGGTGATCGTCCCCGACGACGCAGGTGGGACGGAATCGGTCGAGGAGGCCTTCACCAGCGTCGGTCGCGTCGAGAGCGTCGACGTGCAGAACGTCGGCCGGATATAG
- a CDS encoding 50S ribosomal protein L21e, which produces MPNSKGPLKKTRNKLSNDPRERGTSPPQRAIEEFDAGDRVHLSLDPSVPDGRFHPRFDGHTGEVLDEQGRAYRVRITDGGKEKTIIVTAAHLRRQE; this is translated from the coding sequence ATGCCGAACTCCAAGGGCCCACTCAAGAAAACCCGGAACAAACTCTCCAACGACCCGCGAGAGCGTGGTACCTCGCCGCCCCAGCGCGCTATCGAGGAGTTCGACGCCGGCGATCGCGTCCATCTCAGTCTCGATCCGAGCGTGCCCGACGGGCGCTTCCATCCCCGGTTCGACGGCCACACCGGCGAAGTGCTCGACGAGCAGGGACGCGCCTACCGCGTGCGCATCACCGACGGCGGAAAGGAGAAGACGATCATCGTCACCGCCGCCCATCTCCGCCGGCAGGAATGA
- a CDS encoding RNA polymerase Rpb4 family protein, with the protein MTIFKEKLDEEYLTLAETKELLADIEAERAADEEREMRYELARAIDHVNRFADLTVEEAREFVDELESQEKIDESTAYKIANLKPANRDELRAVFAQERYSLSGEELDAVLDVVARYD; encoded by the coding sequence ATGACCATCTTCAAGGAGAAACTCGACGAGGAGTATCTCACGCTCGCCGAGACGAAGGAGCTGCTCGCCGACATCGAGGCCGAGCGCGCCGCCGACGAGGAGCGCGAGATGCGCTACGAGCTCGCCCGCGCCATCGATCACGTCAACCGCTTTGCGGATCTGACCGTCGAGGAGGCTCGCGAATTCGTCGACGAACTCGAATCACAGGAGAAGATCGACGAGTCGACCGCGTACAAGATCGCCAACCTGAAGCCCGCCAACCGCGACGAGCTCCGCGCCGTCTTCGCCCAGGAGCGCTATTCGCTGTCGGGCGAGGAGCTCGACGCCGTTCTCGACGTGGTCGCCCGCTACGACTGA
- a CDS encoding DUF655 domain-containing protein yields the protein MSDVESDEAGEHRVVLDMLPTGRPDDDRPPQQKSPLAYALGEDDFLLSELTLDENADIGFSDRIRPDNAAIESTHAIEFDALPSAARSELEYAIEDTIDRDEQRFVDFYNDAQPITLRLHQLNLLPGIGKKLRNSILDERKRKPFESFDELEERVAGLHRPKEILIERIREELRDDDLKYRIFVGRDEE from the coding sequence ATGAGCGACGTCGAAAGCGACGAGGCGGGCGAGCACCGCGTCGTCCTCGATATGTTGCCGACCGGCCGTCCCGACGACGACCGGCCGCCACAGCAGAAATCGCCGCTCGCCTACGCCCTCGGCGAGGACGACTTCCTCCTCTCTGAGCTCACGCTCGACGAGAACGCCGACATCGGTTTCAGCGACCGTATCCGACCCGACAACGCGGCCATCGAATCGACACACGCCATCGAATTCGACGCGCTACCGAGCGCCGCCCGCTCGGAGCTCGAATACGCGATCGAGGACACCATCGACCGCGACGAGCAGCGGTTCGTCGATTTCTACAACGACGCCCAGCCGATTACCCTCCGGCTCCACCAGCTCAACCTCCTGCCGGGGATCGGGAAGAAACTCAGGAACTCGATCCTCGACGAGCGCAAGCGAAAACCGTTCGAGAGCTTCGACGAACTCGAAGAGCGCGTCGCCGGGCTCCACCGCCCGAAGGAGATCCTCATCGAGCGCATCCGCGAGGAGCTGCGCGACGACGATCTGAAGTACCGCATCTTCGTCGGCCGCGACGAGGAGTGA
- a CDS encoding 16S ribosomal RNA methyltransferase A — translation MAMSHGRDADERDHDQQRDPDALLARAGVRADTDQDQHFLVDDRVLDRLASHTTELDTSHVLEIGAGTGALTARLLDRAERVTAVERDSRLATFLREEFADAIAAGALTVVEGDALVVDLPEFTASLSNLPYGISSEVLFRLLPRKRPLVVTVQREFAERMVAAPNTENYGRLSVTAGHYADCEIVETVPPAAFSPPPAVESAVVRTTPRDPDYSVPEEPFLAFVRGVFTQRRKTLRNAIRNTGHITGIEQPEAVVEAADEELLGKRAGELAPEQFAALTELAIEHTDVAPPK, via the coding sequence ATGGCGATGAGTCACGGACGCGACGCCGACGAACGAGATCACGACCAGCAGCGCGATCCCGACGCACTGCTCGCACGGGCGGGCGTGCGCGCCGACACGGATCAGGACCAGCACTTCTTGGTCGACGATCGCGTGCTCGACCGCCTGGCGTCCCACACTACCGAACTCGACACGAGCCACGTCCTGGAGATCGGTGCCGGCACGGGTGCGCTGACCGCTCGCCTGCTCGATCGCGCCGAGCGTGTGACGGCCGTCGAGCGCGACAGCCGTCTCGCCACCTTCCTTCGCGAGGAGTTCGCTGACGCGATCGCGGCGGGAGCGCTCACCGTCGTCGAGGGTGACGCGCTCGTGGTCGATCTCCCCGAATTCACGGCCTCGCTGTCGAACCTCCCCTACGGGATCTCGAGCGAGGTCCTGTTCCGACTGCTGCCCCGCAAGCGACCGCTGGTCGTCACCGTCCAGCGGGAGTTCGCCGAGCGGATGGTCGCGGCTCCCAACACCGAGAACTACGGCCGGCTGTCGGTGACGGCGGGCCACTACGCCGACTGCGAGATCGTCGAAACCGTGCCTCCGGCAGCGTTCTCGCCGCCGCCGGCCGTCGAGAGCGCCGTCGTGCGGACCACGCCCCGCGATCCCGATTACAGCGTTCCCGAGGAACCCTTCCTCGCGTTCGTCAGAGGCGTGTTCACCCAGCGGCGCAAGACGCTGCGCAACGCGATCCGGAACACGGGCCATATCACGGGTATCGAACAACCCGAAGCGGTCGTTGAGGCCGCCGACGAGGAGCTGCTGGGCAAGCGTGCGGGCGAACTCGCCCCAGAGCAGTTCGCCGCGCTGACGGAGCTGGCGATCGAACACACCGACGTCGCTCCTCCGAAATGA
- a CDS encoding mechanosensitive ion channel family protein — translation MLVPEFLRSIQKAYLSSTGGQLLGSLGALVVLAGIVMLVRRAGKPLKRRYSSRLTEALQAGVVAVCVVGTVYWLMVVWRVVPAIGLVLDALSVNRWTGARLLLIAGVIVLAYLLIRLLNRSIDRLAEEYGAITDHQSEVAYHIADVGVAVAALFVVLAIWGIELSRLFLSAGALGAVIGLAARETIGSITAGFVLLFSRPFHVGDWIAVGEYEGIVREVTIVNTEIRTFNDEHVLIPNDQITSEPLVNLSENNRLRVDTEIGIDYATDLDDVVALTEETMAEMDEPRSVPSPQAVLKEFDESSIVLEARFWIDDPSSRRVWGAKSAFIQAIKRAFDHEGISIAYPQRVLAARDEVGEVGPHAEHGSLSTATDWGE, via the coding sequence ATGTTAGTGCCCGAGTTCCTCCGCTCCATCCAGAAGGCGTATCTCTCGTCGACCGGCGGACAGCTGCTCGGCAGTCTCGGTGCGCTGGTCGTCCTGGCCGGTATCGTGATGCTCGTCAGACGAGCCGGAAAGCCGCTCAAGCGACGGTATAGCTCGCGACTCACCGAGGCGCTCCAGGCCGGCGTCGTGGCCGTCTGCGTCGTCGGCACCGTCTACTGGCTGATGGTCGTCTGGCGGGTGGTGCCAGCCATCGGGCTGGTGCTCGACGCGCTCTCGGTGAACCGCTGGACCGGCGCTCGACTGCTGCTCATCGCCGGCGTGATCGTCCTGGCCTATCTGCTGATACGGCTGCTCAACCGCTCGATCGACCGGCTGGCCGAGGAATACGGCGCGATCACCGACCACCAGAGCGAGGTCGCCTACCACATCGCCGACGTCGGCGTGGCCGTGGCCGCGCTGTTCGTCGTACTCGCGATCTGGGGGATCGAACTCAGCCGGCTCTTCCTCAGTGCGGGGGCGCTCGGTGCGGTCATCGGGCTGGCCGCCCGCGAGACGATCGGCTCGATCACGGCCGGCTTCGTCCTCCTCTTCTCGCGCCCGTTCCACGTCGGCGACTGGATCGCCGTCGGAGAGTACGAGGGGATCGTCAGGGAGGTCACGATCGTCAACACGGAGATCCGGACGTTCAACGACGAGCACGTGCTGATCCCGAACGACCAGATCACGAGCGAACCACTCGTCAATCTCTCTGAAAACAATCGCCTGCGGGTCGATACCGAAATCGGGATCGACTACGCGACCGATCTCGACGACGTGGTCGCGCTCACCGAGGAGACGATGGCGGAGATGGACGAACCACGGTCGGTGCCCTCGCCACAGGCCGTCCTGAAGGAGTTCGACGAGTCGAGCATCGTCCTGGAAGCGCGCTTCTGGATCGACGATCCGAGCTCGCGACGCGTCTGGGGGGCCAAGAGCGCGTTCATCCAAGCGATCAAAAGGGCGTTCGACCATGAGGGGATCTCGATCGCCTACCCGCAGCGCGTGCTCGCCGCCCGCGACGAGGTCGGCGAGGTCGGCCCGCACGCCGAGCACGGTAGCCTCAGCACCGCGACCGACTGGGGTGAGTAG
- a CDS encoding HemK2/MTQ2 family protein methyltransferase, with amino-acid sequence MGLDERREREKVYQPAEDSHLLATVARGEVTPADRALDVGTGSGYVATAMAETGATVYGVDPNPHACQQARESGIRVVQGDLTEPFEDGVFDLVTFNPPYLPTTPDEAVGDWMEVALAGGESGRAVIEPFLAGVGRVLAPEGRVLMLVSSLSGFDTVVDLANEAGFTATTVDQDSFPFETLSILRLDRD; translated from the coding sequence GTGGGGCTCGACGAGCGCCGCGAGCGCGAGAAGGTCTATCAGCCGGCCGAGGACTCCCACCTGCTGGCGACGGTCGCTCGCGGCGAGGTCACCCCCGCCGACCGCGCGCTCGATGTCGGGACTGGATCGGGCTACGTCGCGACCGCGATGGCCGAGACCGGTGCGACGGTCTACGGTGTCGATCCGAACCCACACGCCTGCCAGCAGGCCCGCGAGAGCGGGATTCGAGTGGTGCAGGGCGATCTCACCGAACCATTCGAGGATGGCGTGTTCGACCTCGTGACGTTCAATCCGCCCTATCTGCCGACCACGCCCGACGAAGCGGTCGGCGACTGGATGGAGGTGGCGCTCGCCGGCGGCGAGAGCGGGCGCGCGGTGATCGAACCGTTTCTCGCCGGCGTCGGGCGCGTGCTCGCGCCAGAGGGGCGGGTGCTCATGCTCGTGAGCAGTCTGAGCGGGTTCGACACCGTCGTCGACCTGGCGAACGAGGCCGGCTTCACGGCGACGACCGTCGACCAGGACTCGTTCCCGTTCGAGACGCTCTCGATCCTCCGACTCGATCGCGATTAA